One part of the Streptococcus sp. oral taxon 431 genome encodes these proteins:
- a CDS encoding ABC transporter permease, whose translation MLISIISQGLVWAILGLGIFMTFRILNFPDMTTEGSFPLGGAVAVTLITQGVNPFLATLVAVGAGCLAGLATGLLYTKGKIPTLLSGILVMTSCHSIMLMIMGRANLGLLNTKQIQDVLPFSSEVNQLLTGLIFVTLVILLMLFFLDTKLGQAYIATGDNPDMARSFGINTGRMELMGLVLSNGVIALAGALIAQQEGYADVSRGIGIIVVGLASLIIGEVLFKSLTLAERLVTIVVGSISYQFLVWGVIALGFNTSYLRLYSALILATCLVIPTLKDKYLKGVKLSK comes from the coding sequence ATGCTAATATCTATTATTTCACAGGGATTAGTCTGGGCTATCCTGGGCTTGGGAATTTTTATGACCTTTCGAATCCTGAACTTTCCAGATATGACAACTGAGGGCTCCTTCCCACTAGGAGGAGCAGTTGCAGTAACACTGATTACTCAAGGCGTTAATCCTTTTCTTGCTACCTTAGTAGCTGTTGGAGCAGGCTGTCTTGCTGGTTTAGCGACTGGTCTTCTTTACACTAAAGGAAAGATTCCAACACTCTTGTCTGGAATTCTGGTCATGACTTCCTGTCATTCTATCATGCTTATGATTATGGGACGGGCTAACCTTGGACTTTTAAACACCAAGCAAATCCAAGATGTTCTTCCATTTTCATCAGAGGTTAATCAATTACTGACAGGTTTAATCTTTGTGACTTTGGTTATCCTTCTCATGCTTTTCTTCCTAGATACGAAACTTGGACAGGCCTATATCGCTACAGGGGATAATCCAGATATGGCTCGTAGTTTTGGTATCAATACAGGCCGTATGGAGCTTATGGGCTTGGTCTTGTCAAATGGTGTAATCGCACTTGCTGGTGCCTTAATTGCCCAACAAGAAGGTTACGCGGATGTTTCTCGTGGTATCGGTATTATCGTTGTTGGTCTTGCAAGTTTGATTATAGGTGAAGTTCTGTTCAAGAGTCTTACCCTAGCAGAACGTTTGGTTACAATTGTAGTTGGTTCCATCAGCTATCAATTCTTGGTATGGGGAGTCATTGCTCTCGGCTTTAACACTAGCTATCTCCGTCTATACAGTGCCCTTATCCTAGCAACATGTCTAGTCATTCCAACTCTTAAGGATAAATATTTGAAAGGAGTCAAGTTAAGCAAATGA
- the trpX gene encoding tryptophan ABC transporter substrate-binding protein codes for MKNKRLLGIIVALALVVGGSLVYSNLTKQETKTETANKTAKVGVLQFVSHPSLDLIYQGIQDGLAEEGYKGDQVKIDFMNSEGDQSKVATMSKQLVANGNDVVVGIATPAAQGLASATKDLPVIMAAITDPVGANLVQNLEKPGGNITGVSDHNPAQQQVELIKALTPDVKTIGALYSSSEDNSKSQVEEFKAYAEKAGLKVETFAVPSTNEIASTVNVMTGKVDAIWVPIDNTIASAFSTVVSSNQTAKKPIYPSATAMVEAGGLASVVVDQHDLGVATGKMIAKVLKGEKPADTPVNVFSTGKSVINKKVAQELGITIPESVLKEAGQVIE; via the coding sequence ATGAAAAACAAACGTCTACTCGGTATTATCGTAGCATTAGCACTTGTAGTTGGAGGAAGCTTGGTCTACTCTAACTTAACGAAACAAGAAACTAAAACTGAGACAGCTAACAAAACAGCTAAGGTTGGTGTTCTACAGTTCGTCAGTCACCCATCGCTTGACTTGATATACCAAGGTATCCAAGATGGACTTGCTGAAGAAGGCTATAAAGGTGACCAAGTTAAAATTGATTTTATGAACTCAGAAGGTGACCAAAGTAAGGTTGCTACAATGAGTAAGCAATTAGTCGCAAACGGAAATGATGTTGTTGTCGGAATTGCGACACCTGCAGCTCAAGGTCTAGCAAGTGCAACAAAAGACCTTCCTGTTATCATGGCAGCTATTACAGATCCAGTTGGAGCTAACCTTGTACAGAACTTGGAAAAACCAGGTGGAAACATCACAGGGGTTTCTGACCACAACCCTGCTCAACAACAGGTTGAATTAATTAAAGCCTTAACTCCGGATGTTAAAACAATCGGAGCTCTCTACTCAAGTAGTGAAGACAACTCTAAATCACAAGTTGAAGAGTTCAAAGCTTACGCTGAAAAAGCTGGTTTGAAAGTCGAAACTTTTGCAGTTCCATCAACTAACGAAATTGCTTCAACAGTTAATGTTATGACTGGTAAAGTAGATGCAATCTGGGTTCCAATTGACAACACAATCGCATCTGCGTTCTCAACTGTAGTATCAAGTAATCAAACAGCTAAAAAACCAATCTACCCAAGTGCGACTGCCATGGTAGAAGCAGGTGGTTTGGCATCAGTCGTTGTGGACCAACACGATCTTGGTGTTGCTACCGGTAAGATGATTGCCAAAGTCTTGAAGGGTGAAAAACCTGCAGATACACCAGTTAATGTCTTCTCAACTGGTAAATCAGTTATCAACAAAAAAGTCGCTCAAGAACTTGGAATCACAATTCCTGAATCAGTTCTCAAAGAAGCTGGTCAAGTAATTGAATAA
- a CDS encoding ABC transporter ATP-binding protein produces MTAIVELRNATKIVTNGFDEEKIILNDVSLDIYEHDFITILGGNGAGKSTLFNSIAGTLPLTSGSIRIMGEDVTHFSPEKRAKYLSRVFQDPKMGTAPRMTVAENLLIAKFRGEKRGLFPRRLSAYKEEFQATIEKVGNGLEKHLDTPIEFLSGGQRQALSLLMATLKRPELLLLDEHTAALDPKTSVALMELTDDFVSKDHLTALMITHHMEDALKYGNRLIVMKEGRIIQDLNKDEKAKMKISDYYQLFE; encoded by the coding sequence ATGACAGCAATTGTAGAATTAAGAAATGCCACAAAAATTGTGACAAATGGCTTCGATGAGGAAAAGATTATTTTAAACGATGTTTCACTTGATATCTATGAACATGACTTCATCACAATTTTGGGTGGAAATGGTGCAGGCAAGTCAACCCTCTTTAATAGCATTGCAGGAACTCTGCCCTTGACTAGCGGGAGTATTCGCATCATGGGGGAGGATGTGACTCATTTTAGCCCTGAAAAGCGTGCCAAGTACCTCTCTCGTGTCTTCCAAGATCCCAAGATGGGAACTGCCCCTCGTATGACCGTTGCAGAAAACCTCTTGATTGCAAAGTTTCGTGGAGAAAAACGTGGTCTTTTTCCAAGAAGACTCTCAGCTTACAAGGAAGAATTTCAAGCAACTATTGAGAAGGTTGGAAATGGATTAGAGAAACACTTGGACACCCCGATTGAATTCTTATCAGGTGGACAAAGGCAAGCCTTGAGTCTCTTGATGGCGACCTTGAAGCGTCCAGAACTCCTTTTGTTGGATGAACATACAGCAGCGCTTGACCCTAAAACAAGTGTAGCCTTGATGGAGTTGACAGATGACTTTGTCAGTAAGGACCATCTTACTGCTCTGATGATTACCCACCATATGGAAGATGCTCTCAAGTATGGAAATCGCCTCATTGTTATGAAAGAAGGACGAATCATCCAAGATTTGAATAAGGATGAAAAAGCTAAGATGAAGATTTCAGATTACTATCAGTTGTTTGAGTAG